AGGCTAATTTAAAAAATTCAAAAGAGGTATAAACATGACAGGTTTAACTTTACCCACTTATCAAGATGTTGAAGCAGCAGCTAAGCGCATTGCGGGTTTTGCACACAAAACCCCAGTACTCACCTCAACAACGGCCAACAAAGAATTCGGTGGTGAGCTATTTTTCAAATGTGAAAACTTCCAACGTATGGGCGCATTTAAATTTCGCGGTGCTTTCAATGCCCTGTCCCAATTTACACCAGAGCAAAAAAAAGCGGGAGTCATCGCCTTTTCTTCGGGCAACCACGCTCAAGGGGTTGCACTTGCAGCGCAACTACTGAATATTCCTGCAACCATTTTAATGCCAAATGATGCCCCAGCTGTCAAAGTTGCAGCAACACAGGGTTATGGAGCGACTGTTGTCCGTTTTGATAGATATACACAAGACCGGGAAGCGTTATGCAAGCAACTCGCAGAACAACAGGGGTTAACCCTTATTCCACCTTATGACCACCCTCATATCATTACAGGGCAAGGTACCTCTGCCATGGAACTGTTCCAAGAGGTGGGTGAATTGGATGCCTTATTTGTTTGCTTAGGCGGTGGTGGCTTGACCTCTGGCTGTGCACTTGCAGCTCGCCAGCTCTCCCCTAACTGTAAAGTCTACGGTGTTGAGCCATTGGCAGGTAATGATGCTCAGCAATCTTTCCGCCAAGGTAAAATTGTCCATATCGATACCCCTAAAACTATCGCTGATGGTGCGCAGACGCAACATTTGGGGCAATACACATTTGAAATCATTAAAAATAATGTTGATGATATTTTCACTGTTACCGATGAGCAGCTCATTGACAGAATGAAATTTTACGCAGAGCGCATGAAGATGGTTGTTGAACCAACAGGTTGCCTCTCTTTCGCGGCAGCACTCGCGCAAAAAGCACAGTTTCAGGGAAAACGCGTCGGTATAATCGTCAGTGGTGGTAATGTTGACATTAATCGGTTTGCTGAATTAGTTTCACAGTAACTCTCCGTCCTTTATCTATTAGCGAGGTAAAAAATAGGTTAAAATTAATAGATTAACGCTTTTAGATAAGGGGGGGTTTATGTCCGACACCAATGAAAACACATTACTGGCGCAAATCGACACAATAGCGAAAGGGCTCAGCGAAACTTTTGCGCCATTTTGTGAAGTTGTTGTTCATGACTTAAAAAACCCTGAGCATTCAATTTTATCGATTCATAATAATTTGTCTGGTCGCCAAGTGGGTGAGCCGACAACTGAGTTGGGCTTAGCGCGTATTGAATCTGCTGATTTTCCAAGTATTGTTGCTAACTATACCAATCAATTTTCTGATGGTCGCCCAGTAAAAAGCACATCTATTGGGATCAAAAATGACAGTGGTGAATATGTTGCTGCCTTGTGCCTAAATTTAGATATGACTTTATTTCGGGGCATGCAAAGTGTGTTGTCGCAATTTACCGAGGTTGGAAATAGCCCAATTAAAGAGCATATTGAGCCCAACGGGTCTGAAGCTATTCGCCATAGAATCGATCAATATGCCGCGACACTCGCTGCAACTCCGCGGACACTAAAAGCAGATGAGAGAAAAAACCTCATTGAAATTTTACGTAGCGAAGGCTTACTTGACGTAAAAAAATCAATGGAAACTGTTGCACAACACCTCGGTGTATCACGTGCTTCTGTGTATCTGTATGCCAAAAAATAAAGTTATTTATTGTTCGTAAGTTAACTATTTGCGCGTTTTAAAATGGTTTTAATACTAATTGGGAAAAAATCATTCACATCAACGCCAACATTAATCGCACGAGGCCCTAAAATATCTAGACGCTTACGTTGCTCTGGGTCTTTACCTGAATTATGTACATGGCCATATAAGTGTATCGCATCACGAAAAAAACCTTGCCATTCTAAAATAGGATAATGAAATAAAACAATTTTTTGCTTTTGGTAATCCAATTCATAATAGCTTCTTACCCATTCAAACAGTGATGCATCAAACTCAGGATCATCTAAAAACTTGTCATGGTTACCACGAATAAGGTATTTTTTGCCTGATAACCTGCGCAAAATTTTATTCGCATCTGAGCCATTACCTTTATATAAAAAATCCCCCAAGATGTAGATTTCATCATGGTCTGTCACATAAGCATTCCAATTATGGATAAGTGTATCATTCATATGGCTGGTACTTTTAAACGGGCGATCACAGAGGTTGATAATGTTAGAATGGCAAAAATGGGTATCTGAAATAAAGTAAATCATATAAAACCTAAAAATCTCTTGTTAAAAAATATATTTAAGCAACGAATTGCTTGATAGCTATCATATCCCAATGATTTTTAATTGCTTTACGGAATAGGCTGAAAAATCACCTTATTGGCTCTTATTTTCATCCCAAATAGCACACCCTTGCCAATGTTCATCAAAAAGCTGTAAGAATTGGCGCACTTTCGGTGGCAAATAACGTTTTGTTGGGTATAACGCACAGATTGGTGCCTCTAGCTTCGAAAACTCAGTTAAAATGGGGATCAAATTTTCTTGTGCGATGTGCTCCCCCACCAAGAATGCACCCAACTGGCAAATACCATGCCCCTGTAATACCGCATTTAAAATAGCTTCAGTATCATTCAGCACAAGCCGCCCTTTTGGCATATAATTTTGTACCGCTGAGCCCGATTTAAATTGCCAAGGCACATTCAAACCGCGGTGGCGAAAAATCAATGTATTGTGTTGCTCCAGCGCTTGCAACGTTGTTGGGTAACCAAATTTCTGAAGATATTGTCGTGAAGCGCAAGTAATGAAACGGTGTGGTGCGAGCACTTTGCGAACCAAGCGATTATCATCATTACCGCCGATACGAATAGCAATATCAAAACCGTCTTTGACGATATCGCAGTAATCATCAGAAAAATCAACGTCGACCTCAACCTCTGGCCAACGTGCTAAATAATCATGCACAAGAGGCATAATGAAGCGTTTACCAAAAACCACAGGAACCGTAATTCTTAATAAACCTCTCGGCTGTTGCTGCCCTTGGCTGAGAATGTTTTCGACATTTTCAATTTCTTGTAAGATTTTTAGTGCAGATCCATAAACAAGCTGCCCATCATCACTTAAATGAATACTTCTCGTTGTTCTATTAAATAAACGCGTCTGTAAACGACTTTCTAAGCGAGCAATACATTTGCCAACCGCAGAGCGCGATAACGCGAGCCGTTCTGCCGATTGTGTAAAGCTACAGGTTTCCACAACATCAACAAATACTTTTAAATCAAGCAAGTTATCTATTGATGATGACGTTTTATTAACCACGTTCAATCCCCAATGTTAATCCAAATAGGTTGTTTATCTTATATATCGTCCCCTATAAGCTTTTTCAACTCATTATTTTATCGGTAGGAACACCATGTCACTTAATTCTGTTGAAAATGCATCATCGGTTCATCCACTTCGCTCATGGATGGCCGTTATTTCCCTTGCCCTAGCAACCTTTATTGTTGTCACTACGGAAATGCTCCCTGTCGGCTTGCTGACACCAATTTCAGAACAGTTCTCTGTTTCCGTAGGGTTAAGCGGTTTATTAATGGCTTTACCCGCGATCGTCGCTGCGCTCAGCTCCCCTTTCATTATTTTGTTTGCTAAGCAGATAGACCGAAAGTTTCTGCTCATCTTTGGCGCTAGCTTACTGATGGTGTGTAATTTTGTAGCCGCTGCTACACCCTATTTTTGGTTACTATTTGCCAGTCGAGTACTTGTTGGAGTCTGTATTGGTATTATTTGGGTTATTGCTGGTGGGATTGCCCCTCGTTTAGTGAACAAACAGCATATTAGTTTTGCCACGTCACTGATTTTTGGTGGTGTCGCGGCCGCATCCGTTATGGGGGTCCCACTCGGCGTTTTTATGGGTGGTATATGGAACTGGCGTAGCGCATTTATCTTTATGGGGGTTTTATCATTTATTTTAATTTTATTAATGGCTATTTATTTACCTAAACTCCCCACAAATTCAGCAGCAGTAAAAGCAGCCTTTACGCAACAACTAAAACGCCCGATTATCACCGCTAACCTGCTAATCACGCTGTTATTAGTCTCTGGTCACTTTATGGTGTTCACCTATATTCGCCCATTATTAATTGCACATTTTAATTTAGACAGTAATCAAATCAGTTTTGCCCTGCTTATTTATGGCATTGCAGGGATTCTAGGTAATTTTATCTTTGGAATGGCCTCTAGCCGAAATATCAAACTTTCCATTTTTTGGATAATTAGCTTAATTATCATTAGTCTAGTCTTATTCGCATATTTGCCATTAAACATTTTTGGGGGCTATTTTGTCATCACACTTTGGGGCGTGGCGTACGGCGGAGTATCTGTTTCATTAATGAATTGGATGATCGGATATAGCATTTCACAAATTGAGATAACAAGCGCCTTATATATCGCATTCTTCAATGGCGGAATAGCGTTAGGATCAGCCTTGGGCAGCCTTATTGTTTTTGCCTATTCACTCAATATGAGTTTACTTATTGCCTTGGTTTTGCTGACTTTTTCACTTATCGTGCTGGTATTTAGCCGATTTATACCGGCTAGATAATAAACTGTGTTATTTTCTGTAGAATAATAGCTATGTCGCTAAAATTTTTTCTTGGCAACCTTTACGCATTTTTGGGGCTCGTATTTGCTACACTGTGGCGGCATAAATAGCACAACACTCAATTCAATGGAAAAAAAATGACAACCAAGCAACCTATTTCACTTTTTTATGATTCATTTGGTACTCCAGAGAACCCTGCCGTTGTATTAGTCCCCGGCCTGGGCGGTCACAACATTAGTTGGACAACCGATTTTTGCCAACAAATCGCCGATGAGGGTTTTTATATCATTCGGATTGATAACCGTGATGCAGGTCTATCTCCTCATATGGATCATTTTCCGCCAATTAACCTAGGGGAATTGATTCAAAAAATGCAAACAGGCCAACCATTCGATATTGCATATACCTTATTCGATATGGTAGATGACATTGTGCGTTTATTAGAGAGCTTATCAATTGATAAGACACATATTATTGGCCGTTCAATGGGCGGAATGATTGCCCAATTATTTGCTGCGAAATACCCTGAACACACATTAACACTGTGCCCAATTATGTCTTCAACAGGAAACCCAAATTTACCGCAAAGTGCCCCTGATGTAATGCAAATGTTGATGAGTTCAGGTGCAAATCCCAATGAAGATTTCGAGGGTTATTTGGCTGGGCAACTTGCGTTTTATCGCCGTATTAGCTCAAGTTGTTGCCCATTTGATGAAGCCTATTACCGCGATTATGTACAGCAAGCGCTTTCGCGAAATTATTCACCAGAAGGCACCAAACGCCAAATTGTAGCGGTTGCGGTGACTGGGGATATGCGACCATATCTGAGTCAAATTAATGTTCCAACATTGGTTATTCATGGCTCAATTGACCCGTTATTCCCTGTTGAAGCGGGCCAAGATATTGCAAATAGTATCTCAAACGCAAAAATAGCCATTA
The window above is part of the Providencia sp. R33 genome. Proteins encoded here:
- a CDS encoding threo-3-hydroxy-L-aspartate ammonia-lyase — its product is MTGLTLPTYQDVEAAAKRIAGFAHKTPVLTSTTANKEFGGELFFKCENFQRMGAFKFRGAFNALSQFTPEQKKAGVIAFSSGNHAQGVALAAQLLNIPATILMPNDAPAVKVAATQGYGATVVRFDRYTQDREALCKQLAEQQGLTLIPPYDHPHIITGQGTSAMELFQEVGELDALFVCLGGGGLTSGCALAARQLSPNCKVYGVEPLAGNDAQQSFRQGKIVHIDTPKTIADGAQTQHLGQYTFEIIKNNVDDIFTVTDEQLIDRMKFYAERMKMVVEPTGCLSFAAALAQKAQFQGKRVGIIVSGGNVDINRFAELVSQ
- a CDS encoding helix-turn-helix transcriptional regulator; translation: MSDTNENTLLAQIDTIAKGLSETFAPFCEVVVHDLKNPEHSILSIHNNLSGRQVGEPTTELGLARIESADFPSIVANYTNQFSDGRPVKSTSIGIKNDSGEYVAALCLNLDMTLFRGMQSVLSQFTEVGNSPIKEHIEPNGSEAIRHRIDQYAATLAATPRTLKADERKNLIEILRSEGLLDVKKSMETVAQHLGVSRASVYLYAKK
- a CDS encoding metallophosphoesterase; this translates as MIYFISDTHFCHSNIINLCDRPFKSTSHMNDTLIHNWNAYVTDHDEIYILGDFLYKGNGSDANKILRRLSGKKYLIRGNHDKFLDDPEFDASLFEWVRSYYELDYQKQKIVLFHYPILEWQGFFRDAIHLYGHVHNSGKDPEQRKRLDILGPRAINVGVDVNDFFPISIKTILKRANS
- a CDS encoding LysR family transcriptional regulator encodes the protein MVNKTSSSIDNLLDLKVFVDVVETCSFTQSAERLALSRSAVGKCIARLESRLQTRLFNRTTRSIHLSDDGQLVYGSALKILQEIENVENILSQGQQQPRGLLRITVPVVFGKRFIMPLVHDYLARWPEVEVDVDFSDDYCDIVKDGFDIAIRIGGNDDNRLVRKVLAPHRFITCASRQYLQKFGYPTTLQALEQHNTLIFRHRGLNVPWQFKSGSAVQNYMPKGRLVLNDTEAILNAVLQGHGICQLGAFLVGEHIAQENLIPILTEFSKLEAPICALYPTKRYLPPKVRQFLQLFDEHWQGCAIWDENKSQ
- a CDS encoding MFS transporter; this translates as MSLNSVENASSVHPLRSWMAVISLALATFIVVTTEMLPVGLLTPISEQFSVSVGLSGLLMALPAIVAALSSPFIILFAKQIDRKFLLIFGASLLMVCNFVAAATPYFWLLFASRVLVGVCIGIIWVIAGGIAPRLVNKQHISFATSLIFGGVAAASVMGVPLGVFMGGIWNWRSAFIFMGVLSFILILLMAIYLPKLPTNSAAVKAAFTQQLKRPIITANLLITLLLVSGHFMVFTYIRPLLIAHFNLDSNQISFALLIYGIAGILGNFIFGMASSRNIKLSIFWIISLIIISLVLFAYLPLNIFGGYFVITLWGVAYGGVSVSLMNWMIGYSISQIEITSALYIAFFNGGIALGSALGSLIVFAYSLNMSLLIALVLLTFSLIVLVFSRFIPAR
- a CDS encoding alpha/beta fold hydrolase, producing MTTKQPISLFYDSFGTPENPAVVLVPGLGGHNISWTTDFCQQIADEGFYIIRIDNRDAGLSPHMDHFPPINLGELIQKMQTGQPFDIAYTLFDMVDDIVRLLESLSIDKTHIIGRSMGGMIAQLFAAKYPEHTLTLCPIMSSTGNPNLPQSAPDVMQMLMSSGANPNEDFEGYLAGQLAFYRRISSSCCPFDEAYYRDYVQQALSRNYSPEGTKRQIVAVAVTGDMRPYLSQINVPTLVIHGSIDPLFPVEAGQDIANSISNAKIAIIEGMGHETPPAINPQVAKLVIENLNSVSN